Proteins from a genomic interval of Papaver somniferum cultivar HN1 chromosome 4, ASM357369v1, whole genome shotgun sequence:
- the LOC113271689 gene encoding stress-associated endoplasmic reticulum protein 2-like produces MTTSRRLADRKVERFEKNITKRGFVPETTVKKGNDYPVGPIVLGFFVFVVIGSSLFQIIRTATTGGMA; encoded by the exons ATG ACAACTTCAAGGCGTCTAGCAGATAGGAAGGTGGAGAGATTTGAGAAGAATATTACTAAGAGAGGATTTGTGCCTGAGACAACTGTCAAGAAAGGAAATGATTATCCTGTTGGACCCATTGTGCTTGGGTTTTTCGTCTTCGTCGTCATTGGATCAT CTCTATTTCAGATAATTCGAACTGCAACAACCGGAGGGATGGCTTAA